One Vibrio neonatus genomic window carries:
- the typA gene encoding translational GTPase TypA — translation MSTPQIDKLRNIAIIAHVDHGKTTLVDKLLQQSGTLESRGEVEERVMDSNDIEKERGITILAKNTAINWHDYRINIVDTPGHADFGGEVERIMSMVDSVLLIVDAVDGPMPQTRFVTQKAFAHGLKPIVVINKIDRPGSRPDWVMDQVFDLFDNLGATDDQLDFQVVYASALNGWATLEEGEVGEDMEPLFQAIVDNVEKPNVDINGDLQMQVSQLDYSSYVGVIGVCRVTRGSIKPNQQVTIVGADGKKRNGKVGTVLGYLGLERHEVDQANAGDIIAITGLGELKISDTICDQNNVEAMTPLSVDEPTVTMTFQVNTSPFAGKEGKFVTSRNILERLEKELVHNVALRVEQTDDPDKFRVSGRGELHLSILIENMRREGFELAVSRPEVILKEEDGQLLEPYETVTIDVLEEHQGGIMENIGLRKGELTDMSPDGKGRVRMDFMMPSRGLIGFQTEFLTLTSGSGLMYHTFDHYGPHKGGVIGQRNNGVLISNATGKALTYALFNLQERGRLFAQHADEVYEGQIIGIHNRSNDLTVNCLKGKQLTNVRASGTDEAQVLSPPIKHTLEQALEFIDEDELVEVTPESIRIRKKLLTENERKRASRPAK, via the coding sequence CGCTTGAATCCCGCGGCGAAGTTGAAGAGCGCGTGATGGACTCAAACGATATCGAAAAGGAACGTGGTATCACCATTTTGGCGAAGAACACCGCCATCAACTGGCACGATTACCGTATTAATATCGTTGATACTCCTGGACACGCAGACTTCGGTGGTGAAGTAGAGCGTATTATGTCTATGGTTGACTCAGTGCTACTTATTGTTGATGCAGTTGATGGTCCTATGCCTCAAACTCGCTTCGTAACACAAAAAGCATTTGCACACGGTCTTAAACCAATTGTTGTAATCAACAAGATTGACCGTCCTGGTTCTCGTCCTGATTGGGTAATGGATCAAGTATTTGATTTGTTTGATAACCTAGGTGCAACTGATGATCAACTAGACTTCCAAGTTGTTTACGCATCAGCTCTAAACGGTTGGGCAACACTTGAAGAAGGTGAAGTTGGCGAAGATATGGAACCATTGTTCCAAGCTATCGTTGATAACGTAGAAAAGCCTAATGTTGACATTAATGGCGATCTACAAATGCAAGTATCGCAACTTGATTACAGCTCTTACGTTGGTGTTATTGGTGTATGTCGTGTTACTCGCGGTAGCATCAAACCAAACCAACAAGTGACTATCGTTGGTGCTGATGGCAAGAAACGTAACGGTAAAGTGGGTACGGTTCTTGGTTACCTTGGCCTTGAGCGTCATGAAGTTGATCAAGCAAACGCTGGCGATATCATCGCAATCACAGGTTTAGGCGAGCTGAAAATTTCAGACACTATCTGTGACCAAAACAACGTTGAAGCTATGACTCCTCTATCTGTAGATGAGCCAACAGTAACCATGACTTTCCAAGTAAACACTTCTCCGTTTGCTGGTAAAGAAGGTAAATTCGTTACTTCACGTAATATCCTAGAGCGTCTAGAAAAAGAATTGGTTCACAACGTAGCACTACGTGTTGAACAAACTGACGATCCAGATAAATTCCGCGTTTCAGGTCGTGGTGAGCTTCACCTTTCTATCCTGATTGAAAACATGCGTCGTGAAGGCTTCGAGCTAGCAGTTTCTCGTCCTGAAGTAATCCTGAAGGAAGAAGACGGTCAACTTCTAGAACCATACGAAACAGTAACCATCGATGTGCTTGAAGAGCACCAAGGTGGCATCATGGAAAATATCGGCCTACGTAAAGGTGAGCTAACAGATATGTCTCCAGATGGTAAAGGCCGTGTACGTATGGACTTTATGATGCCTTCTCGTGGTCTTATCGGTTTCCAAACTGAGTTCCTGACTCTGACTTCTGGTTCTGGTTTGATGTACCACACATTTGATCACTACGGCCCGCACAAAGGTGGCGTAATCGGTCAACGTAACAACGGCGTTCTAATTTCTAACGCAACAGGTAAAGCACTGACTTACGCATTGTTTAACCTACAAGAGCGTGGTCGTCTATTTGCTCAGCACGCTGATGAAGTATACGAAGGTCAGATTATCGGTATTCATAACCGTTCTAACGACCTAACAGTTAACTGTCTTAAAGGTAAGCAGCTAACTAACGTACGTGCTTCTGGTACGGATGAAGCTCAGGTTCTTTCACCACCGATCAAACACACACTAGAGCAAGCTCTAGAGTTTATCGATGAAGATGAACTAGTAGAAGTAACTCCAGAAAGCATTCGTATCCGTAAGAAACTTCTTACTGAAAACGAACGTAAACGTGCGAGTCGCCCAGCAAAATAA